In the Flagellimonas sp. HMM57 genome, one interval contains:
- a CDS encoding AsmA-like C-terminal region-containing protein, with the protein MRTIRTFTYGMKFPFLKKRKFWWRFVAAAILFPTLLLGILLLYIHYAQNDILQDKIAELNQQHKGLITMDDSKLSLFGNFPYISLKLYDLRIYETKANNAPKIINVDNLYIGLNLWDIVKGNYEIQSLFLKEGNLDIVLHENGTNNLQNALKTTTETEEGEPINLHLKNIKLKNLNIRKLNEATNTDIETVIYSGNGGFKLGKDFIAGHIDTEFQLNIFQDSKKTYIHHKHFELHTDVTFNEKTGMLEIKPSGITMEHGNFDLQGTLDTKNDMQIDLTVKGDKPNFDMFIAFAPEDLIPVLERYENEGEIYFNGIVKGPLNDGKMPFIEATFGASEAFLENMEERKRINEMGFKGYFTNGEDRSMKTMEFSLTDMNAKLESGNFSGALVVKNFEEPEVDMQVDADFNLAFMTKFLNITDIENVSGNVFLKMRFHDIIDLDQPEKAISDLNQAYFSELKVTNLQISSANLPAPLKNLDMHLIMNGKDAVLEQFDMQVGNSDLSMTGNLSDLPAIVHHSDTPVEVHLDIKSDVLDIAELTGFSEIDKKGINEKIEDLSAGFSFKASAQDFTESQFLPKGEFFIDSLNARLKYYPHTLHDFHADFLIDDKDLKVVDFTGYVDDSDFHFNGMAHDYGFWLKDALNGDVKLDVTLTSDLLRLEDVFSYKGENYVPKEYRHETFEKLTLHVNSSMHYIDSMLHSIDVDLDKLDTKMQLHPMRFHDFKGRIHYEDEQLVIEKFHGEIGRTIFDVNLNYYLGEEQNAKKRENYLALNANYIDYDQLFNFDTQPPAPHKTTNTKTADVKKHAEAFNIYELPFTDMQFDINIDHFIRNRIDLKNINASIRTTQNHFVYVNTLSMDAAGGSLNLSGYFNGSDPDHIYLNPNLTLNNVDLDKILFKFENFGQDHLVSENLHGKVSSQINGKIRMYPDLVPDLDQSEIQMDVQVLSGRLVNYKPMSMLSDYMGDKNLKNIRFDTLQNHLDVNQGRINIPNMTIESTLGHLEISGTQDLENNIAYNIKIPWKTVKQAAVYKLFGNKKKKDSIAANDKIIEVDPNRKVKYLNLKLHGNIDDYKISLGKGNDK; encoded by the coding sequence ATGAGAACCATAAGAACCTTTACGTACGGCATGAAGTTTCCATTTTTAAAAAAACGAAAGTTCTGGTGGCGGTTTGTTGCTGCTGCCATTTTATTTCCTACACTACTTCTGGGAATTTTGTTGCTCTATATCCACTATGCCCAAAACGATATCCTCCAAGATAAAATAGCGGAGCTAAATCAACAACATAAGGGCCTAATTACGATGGACGATTCCAAGTTATCGCTTTTCGGGAACTTCCCCTATATTTCCCTAAAATTATACGATTTAAGGATATATGAGACCAAGGCGAACAATGCGCCCAAAATCATCAATGTTGACAATCTTTATATTGGTCTTAACCTGTGGGACATCGTTAAGGGAAACTACGAAATACAATCGCTGTTTCTAAAGGAAGGAAACCTTGATATTGTTCTTCATGAAAACGGAACCAATAATCTTCAAAATGCACTTAAAACTACCACTGAAACAGAAGAAGGCGAGCCAATAAATCTACACCTCAAAAATATCAAGTTAAAAAATCTCAACATCCGTAAGTTGAATGAAGCTACAAATACGGACATCGAAACTGTTATTTACTCGGGCAATGGCGGATTTAAACTAGGCAAAGATTTTATTGCCGGCCATATCGATACCGAATTCCAATTAAACATATTCCAGGATAGCAAAAAGACCTATATCCATCACAAACATTTTGAGCTACATACCGATGTGACTTTTAATGAAAAGACAGGAATGCTTGAGATAAAGCCATCTGGTATTACCATGGAACACGGCAACTTTGACCTCCAAGGAACCCTTGATACGAAAAATGATATGCAGATTGACCTTACTGTCAAAGGGGACAAGCCCAATTTCGATATGTTCATCGCTTTTGCCCCTGAAGACCTTATACCTGTTTTGGAACGCTACGAAAATGAGGGGGAAATCTATTTTAACGGTATAGTTAAAGGGCCACTTAATGATGGAAAGATGCCGTTCATTGAAGCCACATTCGGAGCAAGTGAAGCTTTTTTGGAAAACATGGAAGAAAGAAAGCGCATCAACGAAATGGGATTTAAGGGTTATTTCACCAATGGTGAAGATCGTAGCATGAAGACGATGGAATTTTCCCTTACCGACATGAACGCCAAGTTGGAGTCCGGTAATTTTTCTGGTGCTTTGGTTGTGAAAAACTTTGAAGAACCAGAAGTGGATATGCAGGTGGACGCCGATTTCAATTTAGCATTCATGACCAAGTTTCTGAACATTACCGATATTGAAAATGTCTCAGGAAATGTGTTTCTAAAAATGCGATTTCACGACATTATCGATCTAGATCAACCGGAAAAAGCCATCAGCGACCTCAACCAGGCTTACTTTAGCGAATTAAAGGTGACTAATCTTCAGATTTCTTCGGCAAATTTACCTGCACCCCTAAAAAACCTTGATATGCACCTAATAATGAACGGGAAAGATGCGGTACTTGAACAATTTGATATGCAGGTCGGGAATTCAGATTTGTCCATGACAGGAAACCTATCGGACCTACCTGCTATCGTCCACCATTCAGACACCCCTGTAGAAGTACACCTTGATATTAAATCAGATGTTCTTGATATTGCCGAATTGACAGGATTTTCAGAGATAGATAAAAAAGGCATCAATGAAAAAATAGAAGACCTAAGTGCAGGGTTTTCTTTTAAAGCTTCGGCCCAAGACTTTACGGAATCCCAATTTTTGCCCAAAGGAGAATTCTTTATTGACAGTCTAAACGCACGACTTAAATACTATCCCCATACATTGCACGACTTCCATGCGGATTTCCTTATAGATGACAAAGACCTTAAGGTTGTGGATTTTACGGGTTACGTAGATGATTCCGACTTCCATTTTAACGGAATGGCACATGATTACGGATTTTGGCTAAAGGATGCACTCAACGGAGATGTGAAATTGGATGTTACATTAACTTCCGACTTACTTAGACTGGAAGATGTTTTTTCTTATAAAGGCGAAAACTACGTGCCTAAAGAATATAGGCACGAAACATTCGAAAAATTGACATTGCACGTGAATTCCAGTATGCACTACATAGATTCCATGTTGCATTCCATTGATGTGGACCTTGATAAACTAGATACCAAAATGCAACTACATCCTATGCGATTCCACGACTTTAAAGGTCGAATCCATTATGAGGACGAGCAGCTCGTAATCGAAAAGTTCCATGGCGAAATTGGCAGAACAATTTTTGACGTGAACTTGAACTATTATCTAGGGGAAGAACAAAACGCCAAAAAGCGAGAAAACTATCTAGCCCTAAATGCAAACTACATTGATTACGATCAACTTTTCAACTTTGACACACAACCTCCAGCTCCTCATAAAACTACCAATACAAAAACTGCAGATGTCAAAAAGCATGCGGAAGCTTTCAATATTTACGAACTCCCTTTTACAGACATGCAGTTTGATATCAATATTGATCATTTTATACGCAATCGTATTGATCTAAAGAATATAAATGCAAGTATACGCACCACACAAAATCATTTTGTCTATGTAAATACGCTTAGCATGGATGCAGCGGGAGGAAGTCTTAACCTATCTGGGTATTTTAATGGTAGTGACCCAGACCATATCTATCTGAATCCCAATCTTACCCTTAACAATGTTGATCTGGACAAAATCCTATTCAAGTTTGAAAATTTTGGTCAGGACCATTTGGTCTCGGAGAACTTGCATGGTAAGGTTTCTTCTCAAATCAACGGAAAAATTAGGATGTATCCTGATCTTGTTCCAGATTTAGATCAATCGGAAATACAGATGGATGTTCAAGTACTCAGTGGTCGTTTAGTGAACTACAAACCCATGTCCATGTTATCGGATTATATGGGCGATAAAAACCTTAAAAACATTCGCTTTGATACCCTTCAAAACCATTTGGACGTAAACCAAGGGCGCATCAACATACCGAACATGACCATCGAATCGACCTTGGGACACCTAGAAATATCGGGAACTCAAGATTTGGAAAACAATATAGCCTATAACATCAAAATACCTTGGAAGACCGTTAAACAAGCTGCCGTCTACAAGCTGTTCGGAAATAAGAAGAAAAAAGATTCCATTGCCGCGAACGACAAAATCATAGAGGTCGACCCAAACAGGAAAGTCAAATACCTCAACCTAAAGTTACACGGAAACATAGATGACTATAAAATCTCGTTGGGTAAGGGCAACGATAAATAA
- the rsgA gene encoding ribosome small subunit-dependent GTPase A yields MKLEDFGYNKKIEKLRIDTNLKDFEVGRIVVQHKEKYIVKTERGDLDAEITGNLRYSANGPEDFPAVGDWVALVIYDAYISIIHNIIPRISVISRQAIGKHGDIQVIAANVDFAFIVQAIDRDFSINRIERYLTICNSSEIKPIIILNKIDLISDIELQQLVTTVQKRIKHIPLVCLSNTSKKGLKKLEAYLFKGKTYCFLGSSGVGKSSMINNLIGNNVMATREINERIHRGKHTTTHRELLVTKKGIFIDNPGMREIGITSSTDGITDSYNEIFSLAKQCKFSNCKHIDEIGCAVLEALSSKKLDASLYQNYLKMEKEKEHFELTVSEKRKKDKKFGKMIKNIKKRNKY; encoded by the coding sequence ATGAAATTAGAAGATTTTGGATATAACAAAAAAATCGAAAAACTAAGAATTGATACTAACCTCAAAGACTTTGAAGTTGGGAGAATTGTTGTACAACATAAAGAAAAGTACATTGTTAAAACAGAACGGGGCGACCTTGATGCAGAGATTACTGGCAACCTAAGATATTCGGCCAACGGTCCTGAAGATTTTCCTGCTGTGGGGGATTGGGTCGCTTTAGTAATTTATGATGCTTACATTTCAATAATCCATAATATAATACCTAGGATTTCTGTCATATCCAGACAGGCTATTGGTAAGCATGGTGATATACAAGTCATTGCTGCCAATGTTGACTTCGCGTTTATCGTTCAAGCTATTGATAGGGACTTCAGCATAAATCGCATTGAACGATATTTGACGATATGCAATTCATCTGAAATCAAGCCTATTATCATTCTCAACAAAATTGATTTGATATCTGATATTGAATTACAACAGCTAGTTACCACCGTTCAAAAACGGATAAAACACATCCCCCTGGTTTGTTTGAGCAATACCTCCAAAAAAGGATTGAAAAAATTAGAGGCGTATTTATTCAAAGGCAAGACATACTGTTTTTTAGGTTCATCAGGAGTTGGCAAATCCTCTATGATCAATAATTTAATTGGTAACAATGTAATGGCAACCAGAGAAATAAATGAGCGTATACATAGAGGAAAACATACCACCACACATAGAGAGTTACTCGTTACCAAAAAAGGGATTTTTATTGATAATCCCGGTATGCGGGAAATAGGTATTACAAGTTCCACAGATGGAATAACCGATTCCTACAATGAAATTTTTAGCTTGGCCAAACAGTGTAAGTTTTCGAATTGTAAACATATCGATGAAATTGGATGCGCTGTGTTAGAGGCGCTTAGTTCGAAGAAGCTCGATGCATCATTATATCAGAATTATTTAAAAATGGAAAAAGAGAAGGAGCACTTTGAATTAACCGTTTCTGAAAAACGAAAAAAAGATAAAAAATTTGGAAAAATGATTAAAAACATCAAAAAAAGAAATAAGTACTGA
- a CDS encoding pseudouridine synthase gives MAKSDYNRKGKPSNRTTGGDRRKQYSKSYNPAKKKAAPPKNTNPNEMRLNRYVANAGICSRREADTYIAAGNVSVNGKVITEMGYKVQLTDDVRFDGRKLNPEKKEYILLNKPKNFITTTNDEKGRRTVMELVSSASKSRLLPVGRLDRNTTGLLLFTNDGDLTKKLTHPTHGVRKIYHVHLDKNLTLADLRKIEEGLELEDGKVQVDDVSYIQGAPKKEVGIEIHSGRNRIVRRIFEHLDYHVTKLDRVIFAGLTKKDLPRGHWRNLTEQEVINLKMIK, from the coding sequence ATGGCGAAATCAGACTACAACCGAAAAGGGAAACCTTCCAATAGAACTACTGGCGGAGATAGGCGAAAACAATATTCCAAAAGTTATAATCCAGCTAAAAAGAAAGCTGCCCCACCAAAAAACACCAATCCCAACGAGATGCGTTTGAATAGGTATGTAGCCAATGCGGGTATTTGTTCCCGAAGGGAAGCGGATACCTATATCGCAGCGGGCAATGTATCCGTAAATGGAAAGGTGATTACGGAAATGGGCTATAAAGTTCAGCTAACGGACGATGTGCGCTTTGACGGTAGAAAATTGAACCCGGAAAAGAAAGAATACATACTACTGAACAAACCCAAAAACTTCATTACCACCACCAATGATGAAAAGGGCAGGCGTACGGTGATGGAACTTGTTTCCAGTGCTTCAAAATCCAGGCTTTTGCCCGTAGGGCGGTTGGACAGGAACACTACAGGACTTTTATTGTTCACCAACGACGGTGATCTTACCAAAAAACTAACGCACCCAACACATGGCGTTCGGAAAATCTACCATGTGCACTTGGACAAAAATCTTACTTTGGCCGATTTGCGAAAAATAGAAGAGGGCTTAGAATTAGAGGATGGTAAGGTACAGGTCGATGATGTTAGTTATATACAGGGAGCGCCAAAAAAAGAAGTGGGCATTGAAATCCATAGCGGGCGTAACCGTATTGTTCGACGAATTTTTGAACATTTGGATTACCATGTTACCAAACTTGACCGGGTTATTTTTGCTGGGTTGACCAAAAAAGACCTGCCAAGAGGCCATTGGCGCAACTTAACGGAGCAGGAGGTCATTAATTTGAAGATGATTAAGTAA
- a CDS encoding NAD(P)-dependent alcohol dehydrogenase encodes MKAVLYQKYGPPSVLKVTAIEKPIPKDHEILIKIHAATVTSGDVRLRSSDFPTLFWLPARLIFGLFKPKKKILGHELSGVVEEKGKDVTRFNIGDEVFGTTTMLDTGSYAEYICLPEQWKHGVVDVKPTNLSFKEAATLPIGGMTALFLLEKAKISKGKSILVYGASGSVGSYAVQIAKSFSSSVTGVCSTSNIDMVKSLGADKTVDYTQEDYALLEETFDIVFDAVGKTTKSKAKKVLNSNGVFVSVKMLTKEKSEDLLKLKALAEEGKIKPFIDKSYPLEDIVSAHTYVDRGRKKGNVVIEIKV; translated from the coding sequence ATGAAAGCTGTTCTCTACCAAAAATATGGTCCTCCCAGTGTTCTTAAAGTAACAGCGATTGAGAAACCTATACCAAAAGACCATGAAATTCTTATCAAGATTCACGCAGCCACAGTTACTTCTGGGGATGTAAGGCTTCGCAGTTCAGATTTCCCTACTTTGTTTTGGCTACCAGCGAGATTGATTTTTGGACTCTTTAAACCCAAAAAGAAGATTCTTGGCCATGAATTGTCCGGAGTAGTTGAAGAAAAAGGAAAAGATGTGACCCGTTTTAACATTGGTGATGAAGTCTTCGGCACCACTACAATGCTCGATACCGGTTCTTACGCTGAATATATTTGCTTGCCAGAGCAATGGAAACATGGTGTTGTCGATGTAAAACCTACAAACCTCAGTTTTAAAGAGGCAGCTACTTTGCCCATTGGAGGCATGACCGCGCTATTTTTATTGGAAAAAGCAAAAATCTCCAAAGGTAAGAGCATATTGGTCTATGGTGCTTCTGGAAGTGTAGGCAGCTATGCCGTTCAAATCGCAAAAAGCTTTAGCTCCTCCGTTACCGGAGTGTGCAGTACTTCAAACATTGATATGGTGAAATCCCTTGGAGCTGACAAAACGGTTGATTATACGCAAGAAGATTATGCTTTACTTGAAGAAACGTTTGATATTGTTTTTGACGCTGTTGGAAAGACGACCAAGTCGAAAGCCAAGAAGGTTTTAAATAGCAATGGTGTCTTTGTTTCCGTTAAAATGCTGACAAAGGAAAAGAGTGAGGACCTCCTAAAATTAAAGGCGCTGGCAGAGGAAGGAAAAATAAAGCCCTTTATTGACAAAAGTTATCCACTTGAGGACATTGTAAGTGCCCATACCTATGTTGACAGAGGTCGTAAAAAAGGGAATGTTGTTATTGAAATAAAAGTGTAA
- a CDS encoding DUF1343 domain-containing protein: MAKVAVGLEVLAKDINLQKQFMGNVALLCHNASIDSSCHHASYVFKSIFGHRFKKLFGPQHGFSTDAQDNMIETDHSIHPYFNIPIYSLYSETRVPTDEMLEGIDHFFVDLQDIGCRMYTYVYTLTLLLEKCATKDIEVIILDRPNPINGNTLEGNILDTEFASFIGRHPMPVRHGLTIGELGLLHQKLWARAAANVRVIHMKAWEREMYFTDTGLPWALPSPNIARAESCLVFPSTVMFEGTYLSEGRGTTQPLEIVGHPKIEPFLLFSNHLEKTIKGFGLKGFAIRPILFLPTFHKFKDKVCGGFQIHVTDRETFQPWRTGQLLMRELFYHMEADFKWLEPPYEYIHHLEPIDILNGTDTLKHWVEKRGTLEELEAMEHLEAYKEQQRSIALY; encoded by the coding sequence ATGGCAAAAGTAGCGGTCGGTCTTGAAGTTCTTGCAAAGGATATCAACCTGCAAAAACAGTTTATGGGCAACGTGGCCTTGCTTTGCCATAATGCTTCCATAGACAGTTCGTGCCATCATGCTTCTTACGTTTTCAAATCTATTTTTGGACATCGGTTTAAAAAACTTTTTGGTCCGCAGCACGGTTTTTCTACGGATGCTCAAGATAATATGATCGAGACGGACCATTCCATTCATCCGTATTTTAATATTCCCATTTACTCCCTCTACTCCGAAACCCGGGTGCCAACCGATGAAATGTTGGAGGGAATAGATCATTTTTTTGTAGATCTTCAAGATATTGGTTGTCGCATGTATACCTATGTCTACACCTTGACATTGTTGTTGGAAAAGTGTGCAACCAAGGATATCGAAGTCATTATTTTAGATCGTCCCAATCCCATTAATGGCAATACATTGGAAGGTAATATTTTGGATACTGAATTTGCCTCTTTCATAGGTAGACACCCTATGCCGGTAAGACATGGACTCACCATTGGGGAACTTGGATTGCTTCATCAGAAATTATGGGCCAGAGCGGCGGCGAACGTTAGGGTGATACACATGAAAGCTTGGGAAAGAGAGATGTATTTTACGGATACCGGACTGCCATGGGCGTTGCCCTCACCAAATATCGCCCGCGCCGAAAGTTGTCTTGTTTTCCCATCAACGGTGATGTTCGAAGGTACCTATTTAAGCGAAGGACGAGGTACCACCCAACCGTTGGAGATTGTGGGGCATCCTAAAATTGAACCCTTTTTGCTCTTTTCAAATCATCTAGAAAAAACAATAAAAGGTTTTGGACTGAAAGGTTTTGCCATTAGACCGATACTTTTTCTGCCGACCTTCCATAAATTTAAGGATAAGGTCTGTGGGGGTTTTCAAATCCATGTTACGGATAGGGAAACGTTTCAACCTTGGAGAACGGGACAATTATTAATGCGGGAACTTTTTTATCATATGGAAGCTGATTTTAAATGGTTGGAACCTCCTTATGAATACATTCATCACTTGGAACCCATCGATATACTTAATGGGACCGATACGCTTAAGCATTGGGTGGAAAAAAGAGGTACGCTCGAAGAACTTGAAGCCATGGAACATCTTGAGGCCTATAAAGAGCAACAACGGTCAATCGCTCTATATTGA
- a CDS encoding S9 family peptidase: MKKIIPLLLLSTLSLVESFAQKKVLDHSDINLWNTVEDEAISPDGSYVLYDLEKGEKDNFLKIQDSKGDFLLEYDRGKEGHFTYDSQYALFTIKPWKDSVVALKKRKVKKEKLPKDSLGIFNLKTKNLVKIGNIKTYKLPEKWSGFVAYLLEDIKKEDTKKEEEKDSVSPIEKKKDKPKKVNKKNGYHLVLRNLSTNTQDTIKFVTDYTFAKTGKWFAYTTTGETKDANAGVFVINVETMQTTMLHEAKKGKYFQLNFSESGKNLGFIADTDTTKIQLRPNELFLWQEGKATAEKIVDNTSAPANYVVSKHGKIHFSRDESKLFFGLAKPPIEKDTSLLKEEIVNVEVWTYDEPKLYTVQELQLKNDTIQSFTTAVLLKDKQLITLADRTYIDAQLGDNGNAPYALARNATPYELPSQWTARRYYDYKVINTITGETQSEVKKMPRMRLSPKAKYGYGYSRIDSTWFTYNLQSGNYRPLTKDAVFYNEENDYPNYPNSYGVAGWTKNDTALLIYDRYDIWKINPETGNRTKLTKGRETKTVYRYLHLDEEEPAIDFDQKLLLSTFNEVSKDGGYAKYNPKSNTVKQLVSGPYSYATPTKAPLTDKLIFTRQSFKEFPDLRLTDLNFKKDIKLSNANPQQKEYNWGTIALVNWISLDGKKLTGLLVKPENFDPNKKYPLLVNFYERNSDRLHRHRHPRAERSSLNYSFYASRGYVIFNPDVHYRIGYPGESAYNCVIPGVTSLIEKGFIDPNNIGVQGHSWGGYQIAHLVTKTDIFKAAEAGAPVPNMISAYGGIRWWTGLSRQFQYEHTQSRIGGTPWEYPTRYIENSPIFNIDKINTPLLVMHNDADGHVPWYQGIELFVSLRRLGKPSWLLNYNGEPHWPLKLQNRKDFNIRLAQFFDHFLKGEPKPAWMQRGVPPMEKGFRQGYELLDGTGED; this comes from the coding sequence ATGAAAAAAATCATCCCTCTGCTGTTGCTTAGTACCCTTTCGCTAGTCGAATCTTTTGCCCAAAAAAAGGTATTGGACCATTCTGATATCAATCTTTGGAATACCGTGGAAGATGAGGCCATTTCACCAGATGGCTCCTATGTACTATACGATTTGGAAAAGGGTGAAAAAGATAATTTTTTGAAGATACAGGATTCCAAAGGCGATTTTCTTTTGGAATATGACCGTGGCAAAGAGGGTCATTTTACCTATGATTCACAATATGCACTCTTTACAATAAAACCATGGAAAGACAGCGTGGTTGCCCTAAAAAAACGAAAAGTAAAAAAAGAAAAACTTCCGAAGGATTCATTGGGAATTTTTAACCTAAAGACGAAAAACCTTGTAAAAATAGGAAACATAAAAACGTACAAGCTGCCGGAAAAATGGTCTGGTTTTGTGGCCTACCTACTGGAAGACATCAAAAAAGAGGATACGAAAAAAGAGGAGGAAAAAGATTCCGTATCACCTATCGAAAAGAAAAAGGATAAACCCAAAAAGGTGAACAAAAAGAATGGGTATCATTTGGTGCTTAGGAACCTTTCGACCAATACACAGGATACCATAAAGTTTGTGACCGATTATACTTTTGCCAAAACCGGTAAATGGTTTGCCTACACAACAACAGGCGAAACAAAAGATGCGAATGCTGGGGTCTTTGTCATTAATGTGGAAACAATGCAGACCACTATGCTCCACGAAGCAAAAAAAGGAAAATATTTTCAGCTCAACTTCAGCGAATCTGGCAAGAATCTCGGTTTTATTGCAGACACGGATACCACAAAAATCCAGTTGCGCCCAAACGAACTTTTTCTTTGGCAAGAAGGCAAGGCTACTGCCGAAAAAATTGTGGACAATACCAGCGCGCCTGCTAATTATGTAGTTTCCAAACACGGAAAAATACATTTCTCCAGAGACGAATCCAAGTTGTTTTTTGGCCTTGCCAAGCCCCCCATTGAAAAGGATACTTCCTTATTAAAAGAAGAAATTGTCAATGTTGAAGTTTGGACGTACGACGAACCCAAATTATATACCGTTCAAGAACTACAACTTAAGAATGATACAATACAATCATTTACGACTGCAGTACTCCTAAAGGACAAGCAGCTTATTACCTTAGCGGACAGAACCTATATAGATGCCCAACTAGGAGATAATGGCAATGCTCCTTATGCTTTGGCACGTAACGCTACACCTTATGAACTGCCAAGCCAATGGACGGCGAGACGTTATTACGATTACAAGGTTATCAATACCATTACAGGAGAAACACAATCGGAAGTAAAAAAAATGCCCCGTATGCGGCTTAGCCCCAAAGCAAAGTACGGTTATGGATATAGTAGGATAGACAGTACATGGTTCACCTATAATTTACAATCGGGCAACTATAGGCCCCTTACCAAGGATGCTGTGTTCTACAATGAAGAAAACGATTACCCCAATTACCCCAATTCCTATGGCGTTGCAGGTTGGACCAAGAATGATACGGCGTTATTGATCTATGACCGCTATGATATTTGGAAAATCAATCCAGAGACTGGCAATCGGACTAAATTGACCAAGGGCAGGGAAACCAAAACGGTATATCGTTATCTGCATTTGGATGAGGAAGAGCCTGCTATCGATTTTGACCAAAAACTCTTATTGAGCACCTTCAATGAGGTGTCCAAAGATGGGGGTTATGCTAAATACAATCCAAAGTCAAACACTGTAAAACAACTTGTTTCCGGACCGTACAGTTACGCAACACCAACAAAAGCACCTCTTACCGATAAGCTGATTTTCACCAGACAGTCCTTTAAAGAATTTCCCGATCTACGTCTTACCGATTTGAACTTCAAAAAAGACATCAAGCTCAGTAATGCCAACCCACAACAGAAAGAGTACAACTGGGGCACTATAGCGTTGGTAAACTGGATTTCATTGGATGGTAAAAAACTTACAGGCTTGCTTGTGAAGCCCGAAAATTTTGACCCCAACAAGAAATACCCCCTTTTGGTGAATTTTTATGAAAGGAATTCAGATCGGCTTCATAGACACCGTCATCCCAGGGCCGAACGGTCTTCATTAAATTATAGTTTTTACGCCAGTCGGGGTTACGTCATCTTTAACCCAGATGTGCATTACCGTATTGGTTATCCTGGGGAAAGTGCTTATAACTGTGTGATTCCCGGTGTTACTTCCTTGATTGAAAAAGGTTTTATAGACCCTAACAATATTGGTGTTCAAGGGCATAGCTGGGGAGGTTATCAGATTGCCCATTTGGTCACAAAGACAGATATTTTTAAAGCTGCGGAAGCTGGGGCACCCGTACCCAATATGATCAGTGCCTATGGTGGAATACGTTGGTGGACAGGTCTGAGCCGTCAATTTCAATACGAGCATACGCAAAGTAGAATTGGGGGTACGCCATGGGAATACCCCACCCGATATATTGAAAACTCCCCTATCTTCAATATTGATAAAATAAACACGCCTTTATTGGTCATGCACAATGACGCCGACGGTCATGTTCCTTGGTACCAGGGCATTGAACTCTTTGTAAGTCTACGCAGATTGGGCAAACCATCATGGTTATTAAATTATAACGGGGAGCCGCACTGGCCCTTAAAGCTTCAAAATCGCAAAGATTTTAATATTCGGTTGGCGCAGTTTTTTGACCATTTCTTAAAAGGCGAACCCAAACCAGCGTGGATGCAGCGCGGTGTTCCTCCCATGGAGAAAGGCTTCAGGCAAGGATATGAGCTTTTGGATGGGACTGGTGAAGATTAA
- a CDS encoding Crp/Fnr family transcriptional regulator encodes MNHYLTEKNLYQAFRSALEESAQINTESWTYIKPFLNLRHFKKGEFIIKEGEVENYLSAVASGCVRHFIMKGDDEVSFEFAFENELSNSYASFLSRQPSRIFIEAIEAVSLVSLHYDNLQELYKGSAIGERIGRLTTEGYYMWREQRELMLLTLTPEELYLDLLSQYPEYINRIPQKYLATYLQVKPESLSRIKRRIHTNRKRT; translated from the coding sequence ATGAATCATTATTTAACTGAGAAAAATCTATATCAGGCATTCAGGTCAGCCCTTGAAGAAAGTGCTCAAATAAATACTGAAAGTTGGACTTATATAAAACCGTTCTTGAACCTTAGACACTTTAAAAAAGGTGAATTTATTATCAAGGAGGGCGAGGTTGAAAACTATCTTTCAGCTGTCGCTTCAGGTTGTGTCCGACATTTTATAATGAAAGGAGATGATGAAGTAAGCTTTGAATTTGCGTTTGAAAACGAATTGAGCAATTCTTATGCTTCTTTTCTTTCGAGGCAACCATCCCGTATTTTCATAGAAGCTATTGAGGCCGTTAGTTTAGTAAGTCTACATTATGACAATTTACAAGAACTCTACAAGGGCTCAGCCATCGGGGAACGTATTGGAAGGTTAACAACCGAAGGCTACTATATGTGGAGGGAACAGCGTGAGCTCATGCTTCTAACACTCACTCCAGAAGAACTTTATCTTGACCTACTATCTCAATATCCTGAATATATAAACCGTATTCCACAAAAGTACCTTGCTACCTATCTACAAGTAAAGCCAGAATCATTGAGCAGAATAAAACGAAGAATCCATACGAATAGGAAACGAACTTAA